From Enterococcus mundtii, the proteins below share one genomic window:
- the rpoN gene encoding RNA polymerase factor sigma-54 — MKFEQNFSQKQQQTQKLAMTQQLQQSIQVLQYNSEELLAFVENQALENPLVEVIEPDWQPDYQKRNASYEGEETSYLNQIPDTTGSLFESLIEQVHLNYRDTFLRKLILYLIEYIDLNGFLTISLEDAIQQTNATPIQMLDALTLIQQLEPAGVGARSLQECLMLQTERDDYAPELAYIVLEEWFDQLVERKWKEIAQHFAIPLSDVQRIFDYIQTLSPSPGRVFDHSSGLYIIPDVKVVVTGEEVQVISNRGNQPNVRFQEAYFQQMQKKADKETQAYLKERKQEFEWLQKTILQRGDTIMRVAQIIVSRQKEFFTNVARPIRPLTLKEVAEEIDVHESTVSRAVNGKYLETDFGVFELKKFFTTRLKPTNAESTEDLSADTAKKKVQELVDAEDKSKPLSDQKLVELLKNDKISISRRTVAKYRDLLGIPSSSKRKRYDK; from the coding sequence ATGAAATTTGAACAAAATTTTTCACAAAAACAACAACAAACACAAAAACTTGCCATGACACAACAGCTCCAACAGTCCATCCAAGTCTTGCAGTATAACAGCGAAGAGCTACTGGCTTTTGTTGAAAATCAGGCGTTGGAAAACCCCTTAGTAGAAGTGATCGAACCGGATTGGCAACCCGATTACCAAAAACGTAATGCCAGTTATGAGGGAGAAGAGACGAGCTACTTGAATCAAATTCCTGATACAACAGGCTCACTTTTTGAATCATTGATCGAACAAGTCCATTTGAATTACCGAGATACTTTCTTACGTAAATTGATTTTATATTTGATCGAATATATCGACCTGAATGGTTTTTTGACTATTTCTTTAGAAGACGCCATCCAACAAACGAATGCGACGCCGATCCAAATGCTTGACGCATTGACACTGATCCAGCAGTTAGAGCCAGCAGGTGTAGGGGCGCGAAGTTTACAAGAATGTTTGATGTTACAAACTGAAAGAGACGACTATGCGCCCGAATTGGCTTACATCGTCTTGGAAGAATGGTTTGATCAATTAGTCGAACGCAAATGGAAAGAGATCGCCCAACATTTTGCGATTCCATTAAGCGACGTACAACGAATCTTTGATTATATCCAAACCCTTAGCCCAAGTCCTGGACGAGTCTTTGACCATAGTAGCGGTTTGTATATCATCCCCGATGTCAAAGTTGTCGTAACAGGTGAAGAAGTCCAAGTCATCTCAAATCGAGGCAACCAGCCGAATGTACGTTTTCAAGAAGCTTATTTTCAACAGATGCAAAAAAAAGCAGATAAAGAGACTCAAGCCTATTTGAAAGAACGAAAACAAGAATTTGAATGGCTGCAAAAAACGATTTTGCAACGTGGTGATACGATCATGCGCGTGGCGCAAATCATTGTTTCTCGGCAAAAAGAATTCTTTACAAATGTCGCACGACCGATCCGCCCATTGACCTTAAAAGAAGTCGCAGAAGAAATCGACGTCCACGAATCAACGGTCAGTCGAGCAGTCAATGGCAAGTATCTTGAAACCGATTTTGGTGTCTTCGAATTGAAAAAGTTCTTTACGACGAGACTCAAACCTACAAATGCAGAGAGTACTGAAGATCTATCAGCAGATACCGCAAAGAAAAAAGTCCAAGAACTAGTAGATGCGGAAGATAAAAGCAAACCATTATCTGATCAAAAATTAGTAGAACTACTGAAAAATGACAAAATTTCGATTTCTCGACGAACAGTTGCCAAATATCGTGACTTGTTAGGAATCCCTAGTTCATCGAAAAGAAAACGGTATGATAAATAA
- the rpoE gene encoding DNA-directed RNA polymerase subunit delta: MEISVFEGANKNELSMIEVAHAILEQRGDVMDFSDLANEIQTYLGKSDSDIRDSLAQFYTDLNIDGSFISLGDNRWGLRSWYAIDSIDEEVNHGIDEEDEDTPRRRKRKKVNAFINDDEDAIDYNDDDPEDTDLSDEDDDDLFEDEDDDDEEIAAYNSDLQEIGADTGDDEEEIPGNIEEDLSIIEDDDEEEDEEFEDEDFPEE; this comes from the coding sequence TTGGAAATTAGTGTATTTGAAGGTGCAAACAAAAACGAATTATCAATGATCGAAGTCGCACACGCGATCTTAGAGCAGCGTGGTGATGTGATGGACTTTTCTGATTTAGCAAATGAGATTCAAACATATCTTGGCAAATCAGATAGTGACATTCGTGATTCACTCGCACAATTTTATACTGACTTAAATATCGACGGTAGCTTTATTTCATTAGGCGACAATCGTTGGGGCTTGCGTTCATGGTATGCCATCGATTCGATCGATGAAGAAGTCAACCATGGAATCGACGAAGAAGACGAGGATACACCACGTCGTCGTAAACGCAAAAAAGTCAATGCCTTTATCAATGATGACGAAGATGCCATCGATTATAACGATGATGACCCAGAAGATACTGATCTGTCTGACGAAGACGATGATGATCTTTTTGAAGATGAAGATGACGATGATGAAGAAATCGCTGCATACAATTCAGACTTACAAGAAATTGGTGCAGATACTGGAGACGACGAAGAAGAAATCCCAGGAAACATCGAAGAAGATCTAAGCATTATCGAAGACGATGACGAAGAAGAAGACGAAGAATTTGAAGACGAAGATTTCCCAGAAGAATAA
- a CDS encoding DUF1934 domain-containing protein, whose protein sequence is MERSGLPISIQLRTKVKQQGEQQDFYFDLKGQMVKIGDTLYIRYKEIQEGQEEIPVTIKIMPDGHVQLIRAGEMRMRLKFAYRERLETHYRTPYGMIQVDTFTKELHVSLKDRPTAGKVMIDYDLFMGVEKIGEYEMVLDFTA, encoded by the coding sequence ATGGAACGATCTGGATTACCGATTTCGATACAATTACGTACAAAAGTGAAACAACAAGGAGAGCAACAAGATTTTTATTTTGATCTGAAAGGACAGATGGTCAAAATTGGCGATACCTTATACATACGCTATAAAGAGATCCAAGAAGGACAAGAAGAAATTCCTGTCACAATCAAGATCATGCCAGATGGTCACGTGCAATTGATCCGTGCTGGTGAAATGCGTATGCGTCTAAAATTTGCCTATCGGGAGCGTCTAGAAACCCATTACCGCACGCCTTATGGAATGATCCAAGTCGACACATTCACAAAAGAACTACATGTTAGTCTAAAAGATCGTCCAACGGCTGGCAAAGTCATGATCGATTACGATTTGTTCATGGGTGTCGAAAAAATAGGCGAATATGAGATGGTCTTAGATTTTACTGCATAA
- a CDS encoding lipoate--protein ligase family protein, which translates to MTSIILDQEVYQTNDFSPFALTDILTEYAKKNQQTFLHFWQYEQTIILGMKDTRTPFLSEGIKVIQDAGFAPVIRNAGGLGIVSDQGILNISLIFPQEDENKISIDQGYEKMLALTRQAFPVYADKIEAYEIKDSYCPGTYDLSINGKKFAGIAQRRIKNGISVMMYLSVNGDQEKRGELMRQFYQQALKEQFGTNGYPAVTPTSMATLEKLFDTPLTVAQVKDSFIQAFTTSYPTSISMGSDIWQEANVSPDEWHGQIERMTQRNALKD; encoded by the coding sequence ATGACGTCCATCATTTTGGATCAAGAAGTCTACCAAACAAATGATTTTTCTCCGTTTGCTTTAACGGATATTTTAACAGAGTATGCCAAAAAAAATCAACAAACTTTTCTACATTTTTGGCAATATGAACAGACGATCATCCTCGGTATGAAGGATACCCGAACCCCTTTTTTATCTGAAGGGATCAAAGTCATCCAAGATGCGGGATTTGCACCGGTGATTCGCAATGCCGGTGGGCTTGGGATCGTTTCAGACCAAGGGATTTTGAATATCTCGTTGATCTTCCCACAAGAAGATGAGAACAAAATCTCGATCGATCAAGGATATGAAAAGATGCTCGCTCTGACACGTCAGGCTTTTCCTGTTTATGCAGACAAAATAGAAGCCTATGAAATCAAAGATTCTTATTGTCCTGGTACCTACGATCTCAGTATCAATGGCAAAAAATTTGCCGGAATCGCCCAACGTCGGATCAAAAATGGAATCTCTGTGATGATGTATCTGAGCGTGAACGGGGATCAAGAAAAACGAGGCGAACTGATGCGGCAATTTTATCAACAAGCATTGAAAGAACAATTCGGTACAAACGGCTATCCTGCGGTGACACCCACAAGCATGGCGACACTAGAAAAGTTATTCGATACACCGTTGACCGTTGCTCAAGTAAAAGATTCATTTATCCAAGCGTTCACTACATCTTATCCAACAAGTATTTCTATGGGGTCTGACATTTGGCAAGAAGCGAATGTTTCGCCAGATGAATGGCACGGACAAATTGAACGTATGACCCAACGAAATGCACTAAAGGACTAA
- a CDS encoding RNA-guided endonuclease InsQ/TnpB family protein → MKLLVAYKTEILPTEEQKEIINRTIGVARFVKNFYIYHNQEVYKSGGKFVSGMDFSKWLNNDYIPNHPDKLWIKAVYAKSTKHAIMETEKAFRKFFQGKANFPKFKKKNHQDVSMYFVKNDKKTIIRCERHRIKVPSLNWVKLKEKGYIPKHDDKHSIKSGTISQQANRYYLSVIVEQDCTAQVLNDTPTEGMGIDLGLKDFAILSTGKTYKNINKSGKIRKIEKQIKRQQRKLSRKYESEKKRVNEKQSKRGEATRKNIEKQVLKVQKLHKRLTDIRRDRVNKIVSELVKTKPAYITIEDLNVNGMMKNRHLSKAEREQSFYAFRKKLADKCKVYHIELRLVDRFYPSSKRCHDCGHKKVDLKLSERTYRCENCGYVADRDYNASMNLKDVKEYKVIA, encoded by the coding sequence ATGAAGTTGTTAGTGGCGTACAAAACAGAAATTCTTCCAACAGAAGAACAAAAAGAAATCATTAATCGAACCATTGGTGTTGCTCGTTTTGTAAAGAACTTTTATATTTACCACAACCAAGAAGTCTATAAATCAGGTGGGAAATTTGTCTCAGGTATGGATTTTTCAAAGTGGTTGAATAACGACTACATTCCGAACCATCCAGACAAGCTGTGGATCAAAGCTGTTTATGCGAAGTCAACGAAACACGCGATTATGGAGACAGAAAAAGCCTTTAGAAAGTTTTTTCAAGGAAAAGCTAATTTTCCTAAATTTAAAAAAAAGAATCACCAAGATGTATCGATGTATTTCGTGAAGAACGATAAAAAGACAATCATCCGTTGTGAGCGTCATCGGATAAAAGTTCCCTCTTTGAATTGGGTAAAACTGAAAGAAAAAGGCTATATTCCTAAACACGATGACAAACATAGCATAAAGAGTGGCACGATCAGCCAACAAGCAAACCGGTACTACCTGTCGGTCATCGTGGAACAGGACTGTACCGCTCAAGTACTGAACGATACTCCTACCGAAGGCATGGGTATCGACTTAGGATTAAAAGATTTTGCGATTCTTTCCACGGGGAAAACCTATAAAAATATCAATAAATCAGGAAAAATTCGTAAAATCGAAAAACAAATAAAACGACAACAACGCAAGCTGTCGAGGAAATACGAAAGCGAAAAAAAGCGTGTCAACGAAAAACAATCAAAGAGAGGAGAAGCTACTCGCAAAAATATTGAAAAACAAGTCTTGAAAGTACAAAAACTTCATAAACGGTTGACAGATATCCGTAGGGACAGAGTGAATAAAATTGTGTCAGAGCTAGTAAAAACCAAACCAGCTTATATCACAATTGAAGATTTGAATGTCAATGGGATGATGAAAAACCGGCATCTTTCAAAAGCTGAGAGAGAGCAATCTTTCTATGCTTTTCGTAAAAAATTAGCAGATAAATGTAAAGTCTATCATATTGAGTTAAGACTAGTCGATCGATTCTATCCTAGCTCGAAACGATGTCATGATTGTGGGCATAAGAAAGTGGATTTAAAGCTATCTGAGCGTACCTATCGCTGTGAGAACTGTGGATATGTAGCAGATAGGGATTATAATGCGAGTATGAATTTGAAAGATGTGAAGGAATACAAAGTAATTGCATAA
- a CDS encoding HD domain-containing protein, producing MTKPYKYKLLPMEKVFRDPVHNYIHVQHQVILDLINSKEVQRLRRIKQLGTSSFTFHGAEHSRFTHSLGVYEISRRICDIFSRNFSIEKIGPSGWDDRERLVTLCAALLHDIGHGPYSHTFEHIFQTNHEAITVEIITSPETEVYKILNRVEEGFPEKVASVIKKTYPNPQVVQMISSQIDADRMDYLLRDAYFTGTEYGTFDLTRILRVIRPYQGGIAFSMNGMHAVEDYIVSRYQMYVQVYFHPVSRGMEVVLEHLLHRAHELYHQDDDSFARHSQLLLPFLDGTFSLDEYLKLDDGVLNTCFSQWTDSSDPILSDLAKRFLNRKPLKSAMFSGDRQSPLIAELTSLVEKVGYNPNYYTAINSSYDLPYDFYRPEEGRHRTQIEILRNDGTLVELSEVSQLVAALAGQEQGDERFFFPKEMVDPTLRNHYDLFDETYQEFARHIHNGALIEEIN from the coding sequence ATGACAAAACCTTATAAATACAAACTTTTACCAATGGAAAAAGTCTTTAGAGATCCGGTGCATAACTACATCCACGTGCAACATCAAGTGATTTTAGACTTGATCAATTCGAAAGAAGTCCAGCGATTACGGCGGATCAAACAACTCGGTACTTCGTCATTTACTTTCCATGGCGCAGAACATAGCCGTTTCACTCATTCACTCGGTGTATACGAAATCTCCCGACGCATCTGTGATATTTTTTCAAGAAATTTCTCCATTGAAAAAATCGGCCCTTCTGGTTGGGATGATCGGGAACGTCTCGTGACTTTATGTGCCGCCTTACTCCATGATATTGGCCATGGGCCTTATTCACATACCTTTGAACATATTTTCCAAACCAATCATGAAGCAATCACTGTAGAGATCATTACTTCGCCAGAAACGGAAGTCTATAAGATTTTGAATCGCGTGGAAGAAGGTTTTCCTGAGAAAGTGGCTAGTGTGATCAAAAAAACGTATCCAAATCCACAAGTCGTCCAAATGATCTCTAGCCAAATCGATGCTGATCGCATGGATTACCTTTTACGTGATGCCTACTTTACAGGTACAGAATATGGTACGTTCGATTTGACAAGGATTTTACGTGTGATTCGTCCCTATCAAGGTGGAATCGCCTTTTCCATGAATGGGATGCACGCAGTAGAGGATTATATCGTCAGTCGCTATCAGATGTATGTCCAAGTCTACTTTCATCCAGTTTCTCGGGGAATGGAAGTCGTTTTGGAGCATCTGCTACATCGTGCCCATGAACTTTATCACCAAGATGATGATAGTTTTGCACGTCATTCACAGTTACTGTTGCCATTTTTAGATGGCACATTTAGTTTAGATGAGTACTTAAAGCTGGATGATGGCGTCTTGAATACGTGTTTCAGTCAATGGACGGATTCATCTGATCCAATCCTTAGTGACTTAGCCAAACGCTTCTTAAATCGTAAACCATTGAAATCAGCGATGTTTTCTGGTGATCGTCAGTCACCACTGATTGCTGAATTGACCTCTTTGGTCGAAAAAGTTGGCTACAATCCAAACTATTATACAGCCATCAATTCAAGCTACGACCTGCCTTATGATTTTTACCGTCCAGAAGAAGGCAGACATCGCACACAAATCGAAATCTTGCGAAATGACGGAACTTTGGTAGAATTATCAGAGGTCAGTCAATTAGTTGCTGCACTCGCAGGGCAAGAACAAGGAGATGAACGCTTCTTCTTTCCGAAAGAAATGGTCGATCCTACCTTGCGTAATCACTATGATCTTTTTGATGAAACCTACCAAGAATTTGCGCGTCATATCCATAATGGCGCATTGATTGAAGAAATAAACTAA
- the yidA gene encoding sugar-phosphatase, producing the protein MSIKLVAIDIDGTLLNEKREITQEVKEAIASAVKKNVAIVLCTGRPLPGVKNQLNELGLYQDNDYVITYNGALVQQTKSGKIIARHGLTYEDFLEIEVMARRVGSHLHSIDDQTIYTTNRDISPYTVHEAFLVNMPLKYRTADEMTPDMSIVKMMMIDEPAILDAAIARLPQTFRDKYTTVKSSPFYFEILNKEASKGAAVANLAQHLGIKQEEIMAIGDNENDLSMIEYAGLGVAMGNAVPLIKEAANVVTATNDEHGVAEAIKKFVL; encoded by the coding sequence ATGTCTATCAAATTAGTCGCTATCGATATCGATGGCACCCTTTTAAACGAAAAAAGAGAAATCACACAAGAAGTAAAAGAAGCAATTGCAAGCGCTGTGAAAAAAAACGTGGCAATCGTACTATGTACAGGTCGTCCGCTTCCAGGAGTCAAAAACCAATTGAATGAATTGGGATTATACCAAGACAACGATTACGTGATCACTTATAACGGTGCGTTAGTCCAGCAAACAAAATCCGGCAAGATCATTGCTCGTCATGGCTTGACTTATGAAGATTTCTTGGAGATCGAAGTCATGGCAAGACGTGTGGGGAGTCATTTGCATTCGATCGATGATCAAACGATCTATACAACGAATCGTGATATCAGTCCCTATACTGTCCATGAAGCTTTTTTAGTCAACATGCCATTGAAATATCGGACAGCTGATGAAATGACACCTGATATGAGTATCGTGAAGATGATGATGATCGATGAACCAGCGATCCTAGATGCTGCAATCGCTCGTTTACCACAAACTTTCCGCGACAAATATACGACTGTCAAGAGTTCACCTTTCTACTTTGAAATCTTGAACAAAGAAGCAAGTAAAGGCGCTGCTGTTGCTAACTTAGCCCAACATCTTGGAATCAAACAAGAGGAGATCATGGCAATCGGTGATAACGAAAATGATTTGTCGATGATCGAATACGCTGGATTAGGCGTGGCGATGGGAAATGCCGTTCCGTTGATAAAAGAAGCGGCTAATGTGGTTACTGCAACCAACGATGAACACGGTGTGGCCGAAGCAATCAAAAAATTTGTTTTATAA
- a CDS encoding NUDIX hydrolase encodes MENPMFGEKDESANYQDRYAAYIIVETHGKIAMIEAPNGAFFLPGGEKEGQETNEEAISRELLEEMGISAEIACYLGEAAEYFYSNHRKTYFHNPGFFYVAKSWQKVGEPTEKDQSIWWVTPETALEKLKRGSHRWAVEKWLAMKEN; translated from the coding sequence ATGGAAAACCCAATGTTTGGCGAAAAAGACGAGTCTGCAAATTACCAAGACCGTTACGCAGCGTATATCATTGTCGAAACACATGGGAAAATCGCAATGATCGAAGCGCCAAATGGTGCCTTTTTTTTGCCAGGTGGTGAAAAAGAGGGACAGGAAACAAATGAAGAAGCGATTTCTCGTGAATTACTGGAGGAAATGGGGATCAGCGCAGAGATTGCTTGTTATCTAGGGGAAGCAGCGGAATATTTTTACTCAAATCATCGAAAAACTTACTTCCACAATCCTGGCTTTTTTTATGTAGCAAAGAGTTGGCAAAAGGTAGGGGAACCCACCGAAAAAGACCAATCGATCTGGTGGGTCACTCCTGAAACTGCCTTAGAAAAATTAAAACGAGGAAGTCATCGTTGGGCAGTGGAAAAATGGCTAGCGATGAAAGAAAATTGA
- a CDS encoding VOC family protein gives MKMAHTCVRVKDLEASLKFYQTAFGFEESRRRDFPENKFTLVYLTLPGDDYELELTYNYDHEGYDLGNGYGHIAISVEDLEALHEKHQAAGFNVTDLKGLPGTAPSYYFVVDPDGYKIEVIRTK, from the coding sequence ATGAAAATGGCTCACACTTGCGTCCGTGTTAAAGATCTTGAGGCTTCTTTAAAATTCTATCAAACAGCATTCGGCTTTGAAGAAAGTCGTCGTCGCGATTTTCCAGAAAACAAGTTCACGCTAGTTTACTTGACTTTACCAGGAGATGACTACGAATTAGAGTTGACTTACAACTATGATCATGAAGGCTATGATTTAGGAAACGGCTACGGTCATATCGCTATTTCAGTTGAAGACTTAGAAGCACTTCATGAAAAACATCAAGCAGCAGGCTTCAACGTGACTGACTTGAAAGGACTGCCAGGAACAGCTCCGTCTTATTACTTCGTTGTCGATCCTGATGGTTACAAAATCGAAGTCATTCGTACAAAATAA
- a CDS encoding TrkH family potassium uptake protein has protein sequence MKQRITKQLSPVQLIAVGFFLLILVGGSLLTLPFFSKSGEPTNYIDALFTATSAVCVTGLTTLNTAAHWNEAGQFLIMVLIEIGGLGFMMIPIIFFAVAKKKVSFSMRILLKEALNLEIMSGVMSLMLYILKFAMVIQGLGALALSFTFVPTYGWTKGIWYSIFHAVSSFCNAGFDLLGDSLANDQPNIYLLMVVSALIIAGGLGFIVWRDLLSYHKVKKITLHSKIALIVTGGLLVGGFIVFFFTEQNAIHLVEGTYLERLANTFFMSVTPRTAGYYSIDYLQMSHAGLMLTMILMYIGGTSGSTAGGLKTTTLGILLIQMHATFNGKTRAEAFGRTIRPAAVLRALTLFFVTLSLCMLAIMVLSVTETIPETSGIEYIAFEVFSAFGTVGLTMGLTPDLTEVGKLIIMSLMYIGRVGILTVFFSILVKGNQVGTKYKYPEESVLIG, from the coding sequence ATGAAACAGAGGATAACAAAACAACTGTCACCAGTTCAATTGATTGCTGTTGGCTTTTTTCTTTTGATCTTAGTTGGTGGCAGTTTACTTACTTTGCCTTTCTTTAGTAAAAGCGGCGAACCGACGAATTATATTGATGCATTATTTACTGCAACTTCAGCCGTCTGTGTCACTGGTTTGACTACGTTGAACACTGCGGCGCATTGGAATGAAGCCGGTCAGTTTCTGATCATGGTTTTGATCGAGATCGGTGGTTTAGGTTTTATGATGATCCCCATTATTTTCTTTGCAGTAGCGAAGAAAAAAGTCAGCTTTAGTATGCGGATCTTACTAAAAGAAGCATTGAATCTTGAAATCATGTCAGGTGTTATGAGTTTGATGCTCTATATCTTGAAATTCGCAATGGTCATCCAAGGGCTGGGAGCACTTGCCTTGAGTTTTACATTTGTGCCGACTTACGGATGGACAAAAGGGATTTGGTACAGCATCTTCCATGCCGTATCAAGTTTTTGTAATGCTGGGTTTGATTTGTTAGGGGATAGCTTAGCAAATGATCAGCCAAACATCTATCTCTTAATGGTGGTCTCTGCGCTGATCATTGCTGGTGGGTTAGGTTTCATTGTTTGGCGGGATCTACTTAGTTATCATAAAGTAAAGAAAATCACTCTCCACTCAAAAATTGCATTGATTGTCACTGGTGGCTTATTGGTGGGCGGTTTTATCGTCTTTTTCTTTACCGAACAAAATGCGATCCATCTAGTTGAAGGAACTTATCTTGAACGTTTAGCAAATACGTTCTTCATGAGTGTCACACCAAGAACAGCTGGTTACTACTCCATCGACTATTTACAAATGAGTCATGCCGGCTTGATGTTGACAATGATCTTGATGTATATCGGTGGAACATCCGGTTCAACAGCAGGTGGGTTAAAAACCACCACTTTAGGAATCCTCTTGATCCAAATGCACGCAACATTTAACGGGAAAACCAGAGCTGAAGCCTTTGGGCGGACGATCCGTCCAGCAGCGGTTCTTCGCGCGTTAACATTGTTTTTCGTTACATTGTCTTTATGTATGTTAGCAATCATGGTTTTATCCGTGACTGAGACGATCCCAGAAACTTCAGGTATCGAATATATTGCTTTTGAAGTGTTCTCAGCGTTTGGAACAGTTGGTTTGACAATGGGGTTGACACCAGATCTGACAGAAGTCGGGAAACTGATTATCATGTCATTGATGTATATCGGACGTGTAGGGATTTTAACCGTCTTTTTCTCTATCCTTGTAAAAGGAAATCAAGTAGGGACGAAGTACAAATATCCAGAAGAGAGCGTATTGATCGGTTAA
- a CDS encoding V-type ATP synthase subunit D gives MVRLNVNPTRMELTRLKKQLTTATRGHKLLKDKQDELMRQFILLIRKNNELRQVVEKEMTAAMSDFVLAKASLPEAFIDELFVLPSENVELAVIEKNIMSVKVPIMNFEYDEQLGEAPVDYGYLNSNAELDRSIDRFTSFLPKLLELTEIEKTCQLMAGEIEKTRRRVNALEYMTIPQLEETIYYIKMKLEENERAEVTRLIKVKNMGNAD, from the coding sequence ATGGTTCGATTAAATGTTAATCCGACACGAATGGAATTGACACGACTCAAAAAACAATTGACGACTGCAACAAGAGGACACAAATTGTTGAAGGATAAGCAGGATGAATTGATGCGTCAATTCATCCTACTGATCCGTAAGAACAATGAACTGCGCCAAGTAGTAGAAAAAGAAATGACAGCAGCTATGAGCGATTTTGTCCTTGCGAAAGCTTCATTACCTGAAGCTTTCATTGATGAATTGTTTGTACTACCGTCTGAAAATGTCGAGTTAGCTGTTATCGAAAAAAACATCATGAGCGTCAAAGTACCGATCATGAATTTTGAATATGACGAACAGCTAGGCGAAGCGCCGGTGGATTATGGCTATTTGAATTCCAATGCAGAATTAGACCGTTCGATCGATCGTTTTACCTCATTTCTTCCTAAGCTCCTTGAGTTGACAGAAATCGAGAAAACCTGTCAACTGATGGCCGGTGAGATCGAAAAAACACGGCGTAGAGTGAATGCGTTAGAGTACATGACGATCCCACAACTAGAAGAAACGATCTATTATATCAAGATGAAGTTAGAAGAAAATGAACGTGCGGAAGTTACTCGCTTGATCAAAGTGAAAAATATGGGGAACGCTGATTAG